A DNA window from Stenotrophomonas sp. 57 contains the following coding sequences:
- the dapF gene encoding diaminopimelate epimerase, with protein MSKGGSKALRFSKMHGAGNDFVVIDLRDGTLPPTPELAARLADRHTGVGCDQILTIEAPRAEGSVASYRIWNADGSNSEQCGNGARCIAAWLVREGSAQGEQFVIDSPLASHEVTVLGDGQYAVTMGVPAFEPANVPLMGFAHAREEYLLPLQGESVRFAAVSMGNPHAVIEVGLIDAAPVERVGALLQQHASFPRSVNVGFAQVMGPEHARLRVFERGVGETLACGSGACAAAVTLMQRGRLQRDARISLPGGDLRIQWPGDGQPVVMAGPTAFVFEGEWIA; from the coding sequence ATGAGTAAGGGCGGTTCCAAGGCCCTGCGTTTCAGCAAGATGCATGGCGCGGGCAATGATTTCGTAGTGATCGACCTGCGTGACGGTACCTTGCCGCCCACGCCTGAACTGGCCGCGCGCCTGGCCGACCGTCACACCGGCGTCGGTTGCGATCAGATCCTGACCATCGAAGCGCCGCGCGCGGAAGGCTCGGTCGCCTCGTACCGGATCTGGAATGCCGACGGCTCCAATTCCGAACAGTGCGGCAACGGCGCGCGCTGCATCGCGGCCTGGCTGGTGCGCGAGGGCAGTGCACAGGGGGAGCAGTTCGTCATCGACAGCCCGCTGGCCAGCCACGAAGTGACGGTGCTGGGCGATGGGCAGTACGCAGTGACCATGGGCGTGCCCGCGTTCGAGCCGGCCAACGTGCCGCTGATGGGCTTTGCCCATGCGCGCGAGGAATACCTGCTGCCGCTGCAGGGTGAGAGCGTGCGCTTCGCCGCGGTATCGATGGGCAACCCGCACGCGGTGATCGAGGTGGGCCTGATCGATGCTGCACCGGTCGAGCGCGTCGGTGCGCTGCTGCAGCAGCACGCGTCGTTCCCGCGCTCGGTGAACGTGGGCTTTGCCCAGGTCATGGGCCCGGAGCATGCGCGCCTGCGCGTGTTCGAGCGTGGCGTCGGTGAGACGCTGGCCTGTGGCAGTGGCGCCTGCGCCGCCGCAGTGACCCTGATGCAGCGTGGACGCCTGCAGCGCGATGCACGCATCAGCCTGCCCGGTGGCGACCTGCGCATCCAGTGGCCAGGCGATGGCCAGCCGGTGGTGATGGCCGGCCCGACCGCATTCGTCTTCGAAGGGGAGTGGATCGCATGA
- a CDS encoding lipocalin family protein, with amino-acid sequence MTSIRPFCAVLLALSLAGPAVAASEPPSPRTSASGAAALDAPIDLKRFMGTWYVIGRVPNFIERGHVASVNEYELRDAHKVGITYRYRDGFGEPLQEVRARASVDPDSGNHGWRTWFYRVVPTHSRVLEVAPDYSWALIGYPGREMAWIFSRTPDMDKALYKELAERLRDEYGVNTDKLKRVPQHPEQVGKLGYEVPNVR; translated from the coding sequence ATGACTTCGATCCGCCCGTTCTGCGCCGTGCTGCTGGCCCTTTCACTGGCCGGCCCCGCCGTGGCCGCCAGTGAGCCGCCGTCGCCCCGTACCAGCGCCTCTGGTGCGGCCGCCCTGGACGCACCGATTGACCTGAAGCGCTTCATGGGCACCTGGTATGTGATCGGCCGCGTGCCGAACTTCATCGAACGTGGCCATGTCGCCAGCGTCAACGAGTACGAGCTGCGCGACGCGCACAAGGTCGGCATCACCTACCGCTATCGCGATGGCTTCGGTGAACCGCTGCAGGAAGTGCGTGCCCGCGCCAGCGTCGACCCGGACAGCGGCAACCACGGCTGGCGCACCTGGTTCTACCGCGTAGTGCCGACCCATTCGCGGGTGCTGGAAGTGGCACCGGATTACTCCTGGGCGCTGATCGGGTACCCGGGCCGCGAGATGGCCTGGATCTTCTCGCGCACGCCGGACATGGACAAGGCGCTGTACAAGGAGCTGGCCGAGCGCCTGCGCGACGAGTACGGCGTGAATACCGACAAGCTCAAGCGCGTACCGCAGCATCCCGAGCAGGTCGGCAAGCTGGGCTACGAAGTGCCGAACGTGCGTTGA
- a CDS encoding YbaN family protein: MSAPDPSAPRDATTTSRVVRFRWAWWLLAYVSLGTGIVGIFVPGLPTTVFILISAWAASRGSERLHAWLLQHPRFGPAIANWQAHGAVSRYGKWMATITMAVCAGIMLWCVPIAWVKWFSIGSMTVVAIWLWTRPLPPPEG; encoded by the coding sequence ATGAGCGCGCCAGATCCTTCCGCCCCTCGCGACGCCACCACGACGTCGCGCGTGGTGCGTTTCCGCTGGGCGTGGTGGCTGCTGGCCTACGTCAGCCTGGGCACCGGCATCGTCGGCATCTTCGTGCCGGGCCTGCCGACCACCGTATTCATCCTGATTTCGGCCTGGGCCGCTTCGCGCGGCTCCGAGCGCCTGCATGCCTGGCTGCTGCAGCATCCGCGCTTCGGCCCGGCCATCGCCAACTGGCAGGCCCATGGTGCGGTGAGCCGCTACGGCAAGTGGATGGCCACGATCACCATGGCGGTGTGCGCCGGCATCATGCTGTGGTGCGTGCCGATCGCCTGGGTGAAGTGGTTCTCGATCGGCAGTATGACCGTGGTGGCGATCTGGCTGTGGACCCGGCCGCTGCCGCCGCCAGAAGGCTGA
- the xerC gene encoding tyrosine recombinase XerC, translating to MSAVQAFLQHLQVERRMSAHTLDAYRRDLDALSLWAEPRGVAVEALDADALRQFVADEHRRGLSAKSLQRRLSACRSFYAWLLKHGRIEVSPAATLKAPRAPRRLPEVLDADEAVQLVELEPEGELGRRDRALLELFYSSGLRLSEVCALTWRDLDFDSGLVNVLGKGNRQRRVPFGRPAREALQAWRAESGGGPASPVFPGRNGPISQRAVQIRIRQLAQRQGLFKHVHPHMLRHSFASHILESSGDLRGVQELLGHADIATTQIYTHLDFQHLAKVYDAAHPRAKRRNGNVGGGES from the coding sequence ATGAGCGCGGTGCAGGCCTTCCTGCAGCACCTGCAGGTGGAGCGGCGGATGTCGGCGCATACGCTCGACGCCTACCGACGCGACCTGGACGCGCTGTCGCTGTGGGCCGAGCCGCGCGGTGTGGCGGTCGAGGCCCTGGATGCCGACGCGCTGCGCCAGTTCGTTGCCGACGAGCATCGGCGTGGCCTGTCGGCCAAGAGCCTGCAGCGCCGCCTGTCCGCCTGCCGCAGCTTCTACGCGTGGCTGCTCAAGCATGGCCGCATCGAGGTCAGCCCAGCCGCGACGCTGAAGGCGCCGCGTGCGCCGCGCCGGTTGCCGGAGGTGCTCGATGCCGACGAAGCCGTGCAGCTGGTCGAGCTGGAGCCGGAAGGCGAGCTGGGCCGCCGTGATCGCGCGCTGCTGGAGCTGTTCTATTCGTCGGGCCTGCGCCTGAGCGAAGTATGCGCACTGACCTGGCGCGACCTGGATTTCGACAGTGGCCTGGTCAACGTACTGGGCAAGGGCAACCGCCAGCGGCGGGTGCCGTTCGGCCGGCCGGCGCGCGAAGCGCTGCAGGCGTGGCGCGCGGAAAGTGGCGGTGGCCCGGCCTCGCCAGTGTTCCCCGGCCGCAACGGGCCGATCAGCCAACGCGCGGTGCAGATCCGCATCCGCCAGCTGGCGCAGCGCCAGGGCCTGTTCAAGCACGTGCACCCGCACATGCTGCGACACAGTTTCGCCAGCCACATCCTGGAATCCTCCGGCGACCTGCGTGGTGTGCAGGAACTGCTCGGCCATGCCGACATCGCTACCACGCAGATCTACACCCACCTCGACTTCCAGCATCTGGCCAAGGTCTACGATGCCGCGCACCCGCGCGCCAAGCGCCGCAACGGCAACGTGGGCGGCGGAGAAAGCTGA
- a CDS encoding prolyl oligopeptidase family serine peptidase, which produces MSRFASACLLAGMMTAASVGTAVAAEDTDRYAWLEDVTGDKPLSWVKEQNAKSEARLAQTPAFKQMEASIREVLDSDAKIPAVQKIGDYYYNFWKDQQHERGLWRRTTLAEYRKASPQWETVLDLDALNKAEGENWVWHGADCLRPDYSRCLIALSRGGADADVTREFDLANKTWIKDGFFRPESKGGLNWIDRDTVFVYTDFGAGTMTTSGYPRVAKLWKRGTPMASASVVYEGKPEDMYIAAMHDDTPGFERNLVSRTLAFYNNEIYLRGDDGRLTKIDAPNSAEKGLHKQWLTLELRDPWTVGGKTYASGSLLATRLDDFLAGKREFDVLFTPTATTSLASATWTRSHLVLNVLDDVKNRLSVLTPGANGWQTSRFVGAPAFGTLGVAAVDSNDSDAVWLTATDYLTPTTLALAEIGQAPETLKTMPAFFDAKGKVIEQHFATSKDGTRVPYFVVHDKAMKLDGSNPTLLYGYGGFEISLTPSYSGGMGRAWLDKGGVYVVANIRGGGEYGPRWHQAALKQNRHKAYEDMAAVARDLVKRKITTAKHLGVQGGSNGGLLTGNMLTQYPELFGAVVVQVPLLDMKRYSHLLAGASWMAEYGNPDTSDWEFIKTFSPYHLFDAKKNYPPVLFTTSTRDDRVHPGHARKMAAKMIDAGKDVTYYENIEGGHGGAANNAQAAHMSALAYSFLWERLGGK; this is translated from the coding sequence ATGTCACGATTCGCTTCCGCCTGCCTGCTGGCCGGCATGATGACCGCTGCCTCGGTGGGGACCGCCGTGGCCGCTGAAGACACCGATCGCTACGCCTGGCTCGAGGACGTCACCGGCGACAAGCCGCTGTCCTGGGTCAAGGAACAGAATGCCAAGTCCGAGGCGCGCCTGGCGCAGACCCCGGCCTTCAAGCAGATGGAGGCCAGCATCCGCGAGGTGCTCGACTCCGACGCCAAGATTCCCGCCGTGCAGAAGATCGGCGACTACTACTACAACTTCTGGAAGGACCAGCAGCACGAGCGTGGCCTGTGGCGGCGCACCACGCTGGCCGAGTACCGCAAGGCCTCGCCGCAGTGGGAAACCGTGCTCGACCTGGATGCGCTGAACAAGGCCGAGGGCGAAAACTGGGTCTGGCACGGCGCCGACTGCCTGCGCCCGGACTACAGTCGCTGCCTGATCGCGCTGTCGCGCGGCGGTGCTGATGCCGACGTCACCCGCGAGTTCGACCTGGCCAACAAGACCTGGATCAAGGACGGCTTCTTCCGTCCCGAGTCGAAGGGTGGCCTCAACTGGATCGATCGCGACACCGTGTTCGTCTACACCGACTTCGGCGCCGGCACGATGACCACGTCCGGCTACCCGCGCGTGGCCAAGCTGTGGAAGCGCGGCACGCCGATGGCCTCGGCCAGCGTGGTCTATGAAGGCAAGCCGGAGGACATGTACATCGCGGCGATGCACGATGACACCCCGGGCTTCGAACGCAACCTGGTCAGCCGCACGCTGGCGTTCTACAACAACGAGATCTACCTGCGTGGCGACGATGGCAGGCTGACCAAGATCGACGCGCCGAACTCGGCCGAGAAGGGCCTGCACAAGCAGTGGCTGACCCTGGAGCTGCGTGATCCGTGGACCGTCGGTGGCAAGACCTATGCGTCCGGTTCGCTGCTGGCGACCCGGCTGGACGACTTCCTGGCCGGCAAGCGCGAGTTCGACGTGCTGTTCACCCCGACCGCGACCACCTCGCTGGCCAGCGCCACCTGGACCAGGAGCCACCTGGTGCTGAACGTGCTGGACGACGTCAAGAACCGCCTGTCGGTGCTGACTCCGGGCGCCAATGGTTGGCAGACCAGCCGCTTTGTCGGTGCGCCGGCCTTCGGCACGCTGGGCGTGGCGGCGGTCGACAGCAATGACAGCGATGCGGTGTGGCTGACCGCCACCGACTACCTGACCCCGACCACGCTGGCACTGGCTGAAATCGGCCAGGCCCCGGAAACGCTGAAGACCATGCCGGCCTTCTTCGATGCCAAGGGCAAGGTGATCGAGCAGCACTTCGCCACCAGCAAGGACGGCACCCGCGTGCCGTACTTCGTGGTGCACGACAAGGCGATGAAGCTCGACGGCTCCAACCCGACCCTGCTGTACGGCTACGGTGGCTTCGAGATCTCGCTGACCCCGAGCTATTCCGGTGGCATGGGCCGCGCCTGGCTGGACAAGGGCGGCGTGTACGTGGTCGCCAACATCCGTGGCGGTGGCGAGTATGGCCCGCGCTGGCACCAGGCGGCGCTGAAGCAGAACCGTCACAAGGCCTATGAAGACATGGCCGCGGTGGCGCGCGATCTGGTCAAGCGCAAGATCACCACCGCCAAGCACCTGGGCGTGCAGGGCGGCAGCAACGGTGGCCTGTTGACCGGCAACATGCTCACCCAGTACCCGGAACTGTTCGGTGCGGTGGTGGTGCAGGTGCCGCTGCTGGACATGAAGCGCTACAGCCACCTGCTGGCCGGCGCCTCGTGGATGGCCGAGTACGGCAACCCGGACACCAGCGACTGGGAGTTCATCAAGACCTTCTCGCCGTACCACCTGTTCGACGCGAAGAAGAACTACCCGCCGGTGCTGTTCACCACCTCCACCCGCGATGACCGCGTGCACCCGGGCCATGCACGCAAGATGGCGGCGAAGATGATCGACGCCGGCAAGGACGTGACCTACTACGAGAACATCGAAGGTGGCCACGGCGGCGCAGCCAACAACGCGCAGGCTGCACACATGTCGGCGCTGGCCTACAGCTTCCTGTGGGAACGCCTCGGCGGTAAGTGA
- a CDS encoding DUF484 family protein has translation MTETVDKLGAHEVAAWLRRHPGFLKQFPDLALTLVVPRDDGPTASLASYQLEVLREKNRELSRRLADLGATAQVNERLAVRTHQLTLALMKQDNAADTLRAMAASLQEDFAGDLVRLVVHTPVAGLEQADWLQVIAADDPQLGPFRDCLKDGEPICGRLQPEKNAVLYGVRSEEVQTTALLPLPGVGLIAVGSHDPNRFYPGMGTLFLRMMGDALVAGLKRFAG, from the coding sequence ATGACCGAAACCGTCGACAAGCTCGGGGCCCACGAAGTCGCTGCCTGGTTGCGGCGTCATCCGGGCTTCCTGAAGCAGTTCCCGGACCTGGCATTGACCCTGGTGGTGCCACGCGATGACGGCCCGACCGCGTCGCTGGCCAGCTACCAGCTGGAAGTGCTGCGCGAGAAGAACCGCGAGCTGTCGCGACGGTTGGCCGATCTGGGCGCGACTGCCCAGGTCAACGAACGCCTGGCGGTGCGCACGCACCAGCTGACCCTGGCGTTGATGAAGCAGGACAACGCCGCCGACACCCTGCGTGCGATGGCCGCGTCGCTGCAGGAAGATTTCGCCGGTGATCTGGTGCGGCTGGTGGTGCACACGCCGGTGGCCGGGCTGGAACAGGCCGACTGGCTGCAGGTGATCGCCGCCGATGATCCGCAGCTGGGTCCATTCCGCGATTGCCTGAAGGACGGCGAACCGATCTGCGGCCGCCTGCAGCCGGAAAAGAACGCCGTGCTGTACGGCGTGCGCAGCGAGGAAGTGCAGACCACCGCGCTGCTGCCGCTGCCGGGTGTGGGCCTGATCGCGGTCGGCAGCCATGACCCGAACCGCTTCTATCCGGGCATGGGCACGTTGTTCCTGCGCATGATGGGCGACGCCCTGGTCGCCGGCCTGAAGCGCTTCGCGGGCTGA
- a CDS encoding S9 family peptidase codes for MKSTLCLLLASLMTTTANAAPLPVPPDAAKHPHVVKAPFGATRNDDYYWLRDDKRENKDMLAYLQAENAYADQLLAPLKPLEDTLYKEIVGRIKQDDSSVPARERGYWYYSRFETGQDYPIHARRKGSMDAAEEILLDVNAMAAGKGYFSVGSMEVSQDNQLLAWAEDDVGRRQYTIRFKDLATGKVLPDVITGSSGDLVWADDNRTVLYVENDPETLLTVRVKKHVLGTPASADTVVYEEKDDSFYMGIGRTRDDRFITIGVHSTVSSEERYAPASDPTTFTVLAPRQRDVEYDADHYDGRWVIRTNDGAKNFKLVTAPTDATSRAQWKDWIAHDDAVFIEGFELFDSYTAIAERSQGLERIRLLFKDGRSDYVKADEPAYSMGLGDNTEADTPWLRYVYTSMTTPTTVFELNTATGERRQLKVQPVIGYDASKYETDRVWITARDGVKVPVSLVYRKGYQKDGKGALFQYAYGSYGMSMDPYFNQTAVSLLDRGVVYAIAHIRGGQEMGRDWYENGKLLHKQNTFNDFIDVTRGLVAQGWAAKDRVAASGGSAGGLLMGAVANQAPQDYRVMVAQVPFVDVVTTMLDPTIPLTTNEYDEWGNPEQKPYYDYMLSYSPYDNVRKQAYPALFVGTGLWDSQVQYWEPAKWVAKLRDDNTGHYPILFRTNMEAGHGGKSGRFQRYRELSESYAFVLQQLGIAQP; via the coding sequence ATGAAATCCACCCTCTGCCTGTTGCTCGCCAGCCTGATGACCACCACTGCCAACGCCGCCCCCCTGCCTGTTCCGCCGGACGCCGCCAAGCATCCGCATGTGGTCAAGGCGCCGTTTGGCGCGACCCGCAACGATGACTACTACTGGCTGCGTGACGACAAGCGCGAGAACAAGGACATGCTGGCCTACCTGCAGGCCGAGAATGCCTATGCCGACCAGCTGCTGGCGCCGCTGAAGCCGCTGGAAGACACCCTGTACAAGGAGATCGTCGGCCGTATAAAGCAGGACGATTCCAGCGTGCCGGCGCGCGAGCGCGGCTACTGGTATTACAGCCGCTTCGAGACCGGCCAGGACTACCCGATCCATGCGCGCCGCAAGGGCAGCATGGACGCGGCCGAAGAAATCCTGCTGGACGTGAATGCGATGGCTGCCGGCAAGGGCTACTTCAGCGTCGGCTCGATGGAAGTGAGCCAGGACAACCAGCTGCTGGCCTGGGCCGAGGATGACGTCGGCCGTCGCCAGTACACGATCCGCTTCAAGGACCTGGCCACCGGCAAGGTGCTGCCCGATGTGATCACCGGCAGTTCCGGTGACCTGGTCTGGGCCGACGACAACCGCACCGTGCTGTACGTCGAGAACGATCCGGAAACGCTGCTGACCGTGCGGGTGAAGAAGCACGTGCTGGGTACCCCGGCCAGCGCCGACACCGTCGTCTACGAAGAGAAGGACGACAGCTTCTACATGGGCATCGGCCGCACCCGCGACGATCGCTTCATCACCATCGGCGTGCACAGCACCGTGTCCTCGGAAGAGCGCTACGCACCCGCCAGCGACCCGACCACGTTCACCGTGCTGGCGCCGCGCCAGCGCGACGTCGAGTACGACGCTGACCACTACGATGGCCGCTGGGTGATCCGCACCAACGACGGTGCGAAGAACTTCAAGCTGGTCACCGCACCGACCGATGCGACCTCGCGCGCGCAGTGGAAGGACTGGATCGCGCACGACGATGCCGTGTTCATCGAAGGCTTTGAGCTGTTCGACAGCTACACCGCCATCGCCGAGCGTTCGCAGGGCCTGGAACGCATCCGCCTGCTGTTCAAGGATGGCCGCAGCGACTACGTGAAGGCCGACGAGCCGGCCTATTCGATGGGCCTGGGCGACAACACCGAGGCCGACACTCCGTGGCTGCGGTATGTCTATACCTCGATGACCACCCCGACCACGGTGTTCGAACTGAATACCGCCACCGGCGAGCGGCGCCAGCTGAAGGTGCAGCCGGTGATCGGCTATGACGCCTCGAAGTACGAGACCGACCGCGTCTGGATCACCGCGCGCGATGGGGTGAAGGTGCCGGTGTCGCTGGTCTACCGCAAGGGTTACCAGAAGGACGGCAAGGGCGCGCTGTTCCAGTACGCCTACGGCAGCTACGGCATGTCGATGGACCCGTACTTCAACCAGACCGCGGTGAGCCTGCTCGACCGTGGCGTGGTGTATGCCATCGCCCATATCCGCGGTGGCCAGGAAATGGGCCGCGACTGGTACGAGAACGGCAAGCTGCTGCACAAGCAGAACACCTTCAACGACTTCATCGACGTCACCCGTGGCCTGGTGGCGCAGGGCTGGGCGGCGAAGGATCGCGTGGCGGCCTCCGGTGGCAGCGCCGGTGGCCTGCTGATGGGCGCGGTGGCCAACCAGGCGCCGCAGGACTACCGCGTGATGGTGGCGCAGGTGCCGTTCGTCGACGTGGTCACCACCATGCTCGACCCGACCATTCCGCTGACCACCAACGAGTACGACGAGTGGGGCAACCCGGAGCAGAAGCCGTACTACGACTACATGCTGTCCTACTCGCCCTACGACAACGTCAGGAAGCAGGCCTACCCGGCGCTGTTCGTGGGCACTGGCCTGTGGGATTCGCAGGTGCAGTACTGGGAACCGGCCAAGTGGGTGGCCAAGCTGCGTGACGACAACACCGGCCATTACCCGATCCTGTTCCGCACCAACATGGAAGCCGGCCACGGCGGCAAGTCGGGGCGCTTCCAGCGTTACCGCGAACTGTCCGAGTCGTATGCGTTCGTGCTGCAGCAGCTGGGCATCGCCCAGCCGTGA
- a CDS encoding methionine ABC transporter permease, whose protein sequence is MIIATAGGFFRHLDAGKWADIGQATIDTLLMLLGSLPLTLAIGLPLGVLLYLFGAPQMKRRPFAYGVLALVVNLLRSVPFIILMIVLIPVTLFLMGTSLGVRGAIVPLVIGAAPFYARLVETALREVDRGVIEATQAMGATTWQLVTRVLLPEARPGLIAGATVTTVALIGFTAMGGAIGSGGLGDLAFRDGYQRSHTDVALVTVVLLLVLVQLLQMLGDRLVAHYSRR, encoded by the coding sequence ATGATCATCGCTACTGCCGGCGGCTTCTTCCGCCACCTGGATGCGGGCAAGTGGGCCGACATCGGCCAGGCCACCATCGACACCCTGCTGATGCTGCTCGGTTCGCTGCCGCTGACCCTGGCCATCGGCCTGCCGCTGGGCGTGCTGCTGTACCTGTTCGGCGCACCGCAGATGAAGCGCCGTCCGTTCGCCTATGGCGTGCTGGCGCTGGTGGTGAACCTGCTGCGCTCGGTGCCTTTCATCATCCTGATGATCGTGCTGATTCCGGTCACCCTGTTCCTGATGGGAACCTCGCTGGGCGTGCGTGGTGCGATCGTGCCGCTGGTCATTGGTGCCGCACCGTTCTATGCGCGCCTGGTCGAGACCGCGTTGCGCGAGGTTGACCGCGGCGTGATCGAAGCGACCCAGGCGATGGGCGCCACCACCTGGCAGCTGGTTACCCGCGTGCTGCTGCCGGAAGCGCGCCCGGGCCTGATCGCCGGTGCGACGGTGACCACCGTCGCGCTGATCGGTTTCACCGCGATGGGCGGCGCCATCGGTTCCGGCGGCCTGGGCGATCTGGCGTTCCGCGACGGCTACCAGCGTTCGCACACCGACGTGGCGCTGGTCACCGTGGTCCTGCTGCTGGTGCTGGTGCAGCTGCTGCAGATGCTCGGCGACCGTCTGGTCGCACACTACAGCCGCAGATAA
- a CDS encoding pyridoxal phosphate-dependent aminotransferase, giving the protein MSTLPHTPGYSRRSHEIAPFHVMSLLARAQALEQAGHDVIHLEIGEPDFTTAEPIVRAGQAALAAGHTRYTAARGLPTLRQAISGFYRSHYALDIDPERILVTPGGSGALLLASSLLVDPGRHWLLADPGYPCNRHFLRLVEGGAQLVPVGPETAYQLTPTLVEQHWNADSVGALVASPANPTGTVLSADELAALSKALHARGGHLVVDEIYHGLTYGVDAPSVLQVDDSAFVLNSFSKYFGMTGWRLGWLVAPPAAVPDLEKLAQNLYISASSIAQHAALACFSDEAMAIFEQRREAFRQRRDFLLPALRELGFRIEVEPQGAFYLYADVSAFTDDAQAFCAHFLETEHVAFTPGLDFGFHRSNQHVRLAYTQEVPRLEEAVERIARGLKSWGT; this is encoded by the coding sequence ATGAGTACCCTGCCCCACACGCCGGGCTACAGCCGGCGCAGCCATGAAATCGCCCCGTTCCACGTGATGTCCCTGCTGGCCCGCGCCCAGGCGCTGGAACAGGCGGGCCACGATGTGATCCACCTGGAGATCGGCGAGCCGGACTTCACCACCGCCGAACCGATCGTGCGCGCCGGCCAGGCCGCACTGGCTGCCGGCCACACCCGCTATACCGCGGCACGCGGCCTGCCGACCCTGCGCCAGGCCATCAGCGGCTTCTATCGCAGCCACTACGCGCTGGACATCGACCCCGAACGCATCCTGGTCACCCCCGGCGGCTCGGGCGCACTGCTGCTGGCCAGCAGCCTGCTGGTGGACCCTGGCCGCCACTGGCTGCTGGCCGACCCCGGCTACCCGTGCAACCGCCACTTCCTGCGCCTGGTGGAAGGCGGCGCGCAGCTGGTGCCGGTCGGGCCGGAGACCGCCTATCAACTCACCCCAACGCTGGTCGAACAGCACTGGAACGCGGACAGCGTCGGCGCGCTGGTCGCCTCACCGGCCAATCCCACCGGCACGGTGTTGTCCGCCGACGAACTGGCGGCGTTGTCGAAGGCACTGCACGCGCGCGGCGGCCATCTGGTGGTGGACGAGATCTACCACGGCCTGACCTATGGCGTGGATGCCCCCAGCGTGCTGCAGGTGGATGACAGTGCGTTCGTGCTGAACAGCTTCTCCAAGTACTTCGGCATGACCGGCTGGCGGCTGGGCTGGCTGGTGGCACCACCGGCGGCAGTACCGGATCTGGAGAAGCTGGCGCAGAACCTGTACATCAGCGCATCGAGCATTGCCCAGCATGCGGCGCTGGCGTGTTTCAGCGACGAAGCGATGGCGATCTTCGAACAGCGCCGGGAGGCATTCCGCCAGCGCCGCGACTTCCTGTTGCCGGCATTGCGTGAACTGGGCTTCCGCATCGAAGTCGAGCCGCAGGGCGCGTTCTACCTGTACGCCGATGTCAGCGCGTTCACCGACGACGCGCAGGCGTTCTGCGCGCATTTTCTGGAAACCGAGCACGTGGCATTCACGCCGGGGCTGGATTTCGGTTTCCACCGTTCGAACCAGCACGTGCGGTTGGCCTATACGCAGGAAGTGCCGCGATTGGAGGAGGCGGTGGAGCGGATCGCGCGTGGGTTGAAGAGCTGGGGCACCTGA
- a CDS encoding lipoprotein — protein sequence MKIPHRNAILIPLAAASLLFLAACGNKGPLVLPQKPVPVEETVEPAAAPEATPATTPAATQPTSDGSPSVTPDPIKPVDGGNE from the coding sequence ATGAAGATCCCCCATCGAAACGCCATCCTGATTCCGCTGGCAGCGGCCTCGCTGCTGTTCCTTGCCGCCTGCGGCAACAAGGGCCCGCTGGTACTGCCGCAGAAGCCGGTGCCGGTGGAAGAAACCGTTGAACCGGCAGCTGCGCCTGAAGCGACCCCGGCGACCACCCCGGCCGCCACCCAGCCGACCAGTGACGGCAGCCCTTCGGTCACTCCGGACCCGATCAAGCCGGTGGACGGCGGGAATGAGTAA